One window of Lytechinus variegatus isolate NC3 chromosome 2, Lvar_3.0, whole genome shotgun sequence genomic DNA carries:
- the LOC121409614 gene encoding dynein light chain 1, cytoplasmic-like, with the protein MPDSNSSTMKSMVENKIMIKNVDMAGGMQQEATDCATLAFQKFTVEKDIAAHIKKEFDKKYNPTWHCIVGRNFGSYVTHETKHFIYFYVNKVAVLLFKSG; encoded by the coding sequence ATGCCCGATTCGAATTCGTCAACGATGAAGTCGATGGTAGAGAACAAGATAATGATTAAGAACGTCGATATGGCGGGCGGCATGCAGCAAGAGGCTACTGACTGTGCCACCCTCGCCTTTCAGAAGTTCACCGTCGAGAAGGACATCGCTGCTCACATCAAGAAGGAATTCGACAAGAAGTATAACCCAACCTGGCATTGCATCGTCGGCCGCAACTTCGGCAGCTACGTGACGCACGAGACTAAacatttcatctatttttacGTGAATAAAGTGGCTGTGCTTCTTTTTAAATCGGGATAA